One part of the Streptomyces lienomycini genome encodes these proteins:
- the qcrA gene encoding cytochrome bc1 complex Rieske iron-sulfur subunit, giving the protein MSSQDIPEENLPAEQDHPRGPAARPADEQHPFADPGLPPHEHRIQDVDEQAAKRSERTVALLFTLSMLATIGFIASFVAIDVDKSVYIFPLGHISALNFALGMTLGVALFAIGAGAVHWARTLMSDEEVADERHPIEASPETRAKVHADFKQGAKESVIGRRKLIRNTMLGALTLVPLSGVVLLRDLGPMPGTKLRHTLWSKGKLLVNMNTNEPLRPSDVAVGSLTFAMPEGLEEHDEDFQNEIAKAALMIIRLEPDSIKDKRELEWSHEGIVAYSKICTHVGCPISLYEQQTHHALCPCHQSTFDLADGARVIFGPAGHALPQLRIGVNDEGYLEALGDFDEPVGPAFWERG; this is encoded by the coding sequence ATGAGTAGCCAAGACATTCCAGAAGAGAACCTGCCGGCAGAGCAGGACCACCCGCGCGGCCCGGCTGCCCGGCCCGCGGACGAGCAGCACCCGTTCGCCGACCCGGGGCTGCCGCCCCACGAGCACCGGATCCAGGACGTCGACGAGCAGGCCGCCAAGCGGTCCGAGCGCACGGTCGCCCTGCTGTTCACGCTGTCGATGCTGGCCACCATCGGCTTCATCGCCTCGTTCGTGGCGATCGACGTCGACAAGTCGGTCTACATCTTCCCGCTCGGTCACATCAGTGCGCTGAACTTCGCGCTCGGCATGACGCTCGGCGTCGCGCTGTTCGCGATCGGCGCGGGCGCGGTCCACTGGGCCCGCACCCTGATGTCCGACGAGGAGGTCGCCGACGAGCGCCACCCGATCGAGGCGTCTCCCGAGACCCGTGCCAAGGTCCACGCGGACTTCAAGCAGGGTGCCAAGGAGTCCGTCATCGGGCGCCGCAAGCTGATCCGCAACACGATGCTGGGCGCGCTCACCCTGGTGCCGCTCTCCGGTGTCGTCCTGCTGCGGGACCTCGGCCCGATGCCCGGGACCAAGCTCCGCCACACCCTGTGGTCCAAGGGCAAGCTCCTCGTCAACATGAACACCAACGAGCCGCTGCGTCCTTCCGACGTCGCGGTGGGCTCGCTCACCTTCGCCATGCCCGAGGGCCTGGAGGAGCACGACGAGGACTTCCAGAACGAGATCGCCAAGGCGGCCCTGATGATCATCCGGCTCGAGCCGGACTCCATCAAGGACAAGCGCGAGCTCGAGTGGTCGCACGAGGGCATCGTGGCGTACTCGAAGATCTGCACCCACGTCGGTTGCCCGATCTCCCTGTACGAGCAGCAGACGCACCACGCGCTCTGCCCCTGCCACCAGTCCACCTTCGACCTTGCCGACGGAGCCCGGGTCATCTTCGGTCCCGCCGGTCACGCCCTGCCGCAGCTGCGCATCGGTGTGAACGACGAGGGTTACCTCGAAGCGCTCGGCGACTTCGATGAGCCCGTCGGTCCTGCATTCTGGG
- the ctaC gene encoding aa3-type cytochrome oxidase subunit II: protein MSPNGSDRSPRRPMRRKLLQALTAGLVLATATGCTYEDFPRLGMPTPTTEEAPRILSLWQGSWAAALATGVLVWGLILWSVFFHRRSRTKVEVPPQTRYNLPIEALYTMVPLVIVSVLFYFTARDESDLMSLKNKPDVTVNVVGFQWSWCFNHIEDVPGSTGDAKTSKELAAIPDRFIKDFPADAGGVYDCGTPGTRNPQTNNPGPTLWLPKGKTVRFVLTSRDVIHSFWVVPFLMKQDVIPGHTNAFEVTPNKEGTFMGKCAELCGVDHSRMLFNVKVVSPDRYEQHLQDLAKKGQTGYVPAGVAQTSHEKNRETNNL, encoded by the coding sequence GTGAGTCCCAACGGCTCCGACCGCTCGCCGCGGCGCCCGATGCGGCGGAAGCTGCTGCAGGCACTGACCGCGGGCCTGGTCCTGGCGACCGCCACCGGTTGCACATACGAGGACTTCCCCCGCCTCGGCATGCCCACCCCAACCACGGAAGAGGCTCCGCGGATCCTCTCCCTGTGGCAGGGCTCCTGGGCTGCCGCGCTGGCCACCGGCGTGCTGGTGTGGGGCCTGATCCTGTGGAGTGTCTTCTTCCACCGGCGCAGCCGCACCAAGGTCGAGGTCCCTCCGCAGACCAGGTACAACCTGCCCATCGAGGCGCTGTACACCATGGTTCCGCTCGTCATCGTCTCGGTGCTGTTCTACTTCACCGCGCGTGACGAGTCCGATCTCATGAGCCTCAAGAACAAGCCTGACGTCACGGTCAACGTGGTCGGCTTCCAGTGGAGCTGGTGCTTCAACCACATCGAGGACGTCCCGGGCTCCACCGGCGACGCCAAGACGTCCAAGGAACTGGCGGCCATTCCGGACCGGTTCATCAAGGACTTCCCGGCCGACGCCGGCGGCGTCTACGACTGCGGCACCCCCGGCACGCGGAACCCGCAGACCAACAACCCGGGCCCGACCCTCTGGCTCCCCAAGGGCAAGACGGTCCGCTTCGTCCTGACCTCGCGCGACGTCATCCACTCCTTCTGGGTGGTGCCGTTCCTCATGAAGCAGGACGTCATCCCGGGCCACACCAACGCCTTCGAGGTGACCCCCAACAAGGAGGGCACCTTCATGGGCAAGTGCGCCGAGCTGTGCGGCGTGGACCACTCCCGGATGCTGTTCAACGTCAAGGTCGTCTCCCCGGACCGCTATGAGCAGCACCTCCAGGACCTCGCGAAGAAGGGGCAGACCGGTTACGTTCCCGCAGGCGTCGCGCAGACGAGCCACGAGAAGAACCGGGAGACGAACAACCTGTGA
- a CDS encoding L,D-transpeptidase encodes MSNTVHFQARGRTVVGCTLLVIALGASVTACLGDDDNPLSAAPYDAAGQISFNGPTDAGKKADPDKPLEVVAEGADGRITDVTAVDATGRYVAGELSADGARWHSTSPLAADASYTVRVSTEDGDGAPGRKVLTFATGRPSAKKTLDVVFGPKAGAYGVGQPVTAELSQPVQDPAQRAIVERALKVESTPAAKGAWYWVDDKKLHYRPEEYWPAHATIQVRSTLDGIKIGDRMWGGKAKPLKITTEDRVVAVTDAAAHTLTLYKDGEEVRQVPVTSGKPGFETRNGVKVVLGKEPFVRMRSSTVGIAEGSSESYDLPVYWATRVTWSGEYVHAAPWSVGSQGVANVSHGCVGMSTDNAEWFFDAVQEGDLVEVVNSGGETMEPFGNGFGDWNLDWAKWRTGSALTGGTGASNNQETARLRPTAV; translated from the coding sequence ATGAGCAACACGGTTCACTTCCAGGCGCGGGGGCGTACGGTCGTCGGCTGCACCCTGCTGGTGATCGCCCTCGGCGCGAGCGTCACCGCCTGCCTCGGCGACGACGACAACCCGCTGTCCGCCGCGCCCTACGACGCGGCCGGCCAGATCTCCTTCAACGGCCCCACGGACGCCGGGAAGAAGGCCGACCCGGACAAACCCCTGGAGGTGGTCGCCGAGGGCGCGGACGGCCGCATCACGGACGTCACGGCCGTGGACGCGACCGGCCGCTACGTCGCGGGCGAACTGTCCGCCGACGGCGCCCGCTGGCACAGCACCTCACCGCTGGCGGCCGACGCCAGTTACACGGTGCGCGTCAGCACCGAGGACGGCGACGGAGCGCCCGGCCGCAAGGTGCTCACCTTCGCGACGGGCAGGCCCAGCGCCAAGAAGACCCTGGACGTCGTGTTCGGGCCCAAGGCGGGCGCGTACGGCGTCGGCCAGCCCGTCACGGCGGAACTGAGCCAGCCGGTCCAGGACCCGGCCCAGCGGGCCATAGTGGAACGCGCCCTGAAGGTCGAGTCCACGCCCGCGGCGAAGGGCGCCTGGTACTGGGTGGACGACAAGAAGCTCCACTACCGGCCCGAGGAGTACTGGCCCGCCCACGCCACGATCCAGGTCCGCAGCACCCTCGACGGCATCAAGATCGGCGACCGGATGTGGGGCGGCAAGGCCAAACCCCTGAAGATCACCACGGAAGACCGCGTCGTGGCCGTCACCGACGCCGCCGCGCACACGCTGACGCTCTACAAGGACGGCGAAGAGGTCCGGCAGGTCCCGGTCACCTCCGGCAAGCCCGGCTTCGAGACCCGCAACGGGGTCAAGGTCGTCCTCGGCAAGGAACCCTTCGTACGCATGCGCAGCAGCACCGTCGGCATCGCCGAGGGCTCCTCGGAGTCGTACGACCTGCCGGTGTACTGGGCCACCCGCGTGACCTGGAGCGGCGAGTACGTGCACGCCGCCCCCTGGTCCGTCGGCTCCCAGGGCGTCGCCAACGTCAGCCACGGCTGCGTCGGTATGAGCACCGACAACGCCGAGTGGTTCTTCGACGCCGTCCAGGAGGGCGACCTCGTCGAGGTCGTCAACTCCGGCGGCGAGACGATGGAACCCTTCGGCAACGGCTTCGGCGACTGGAACCTGGACTGGGCGAAGTGGCGCACGGGCAGCGCGCTGACCGGCGGCACGGGCGCGTCGAACAACCAGGAGACGGCAAGGCTGCGGCCGACGGCGGTGTAG
- the ctaD gene encoding aa3-type cytochrome oxidase subunit I, protein MSILNEPQGASAAEDSYENELPVRRKQPGNVVIKWLTTTDHKTIGTLYLVTSFAFFVIGGVMALIMRAELARPGLQIVSNEQFNQAFTMHGTIMLLMFATPLFSGFANWIMPLQIGAPDVAFPRLNMFAYWLYLFGSTIAVGGFLTPQGAADFGWFAYSPLSDAVHSPGIGGDLWIMGLAFSGFGTILGSVNFITTIICMRAPGMTMFRMPIFTWNVLLTGVLVLLAFPVLAAALFALEADRKFGAHIFDSSNGGALLWQHLFWFFGHPEVYIIALPFFGIVSEIIPVFSRKPIFGYMGLIGATIAIAGLSVTVWAHHMYVTGGVLLPFFSFMTFLIAVPTGVKFFNWIGTMWKGSLSFETPMLWSTGFLITFLFGGLTGVILASPPLDFHVSDSYFVVAHFHYVVFGTVVFAMFAGFHFWWPKFTGKLLDERLGKITFWTLFIGFHGTFLVQHWLGAEGMPRRYADYLAADGFTALNTVSTISSFLLGMSILPFFYNIWKTAKYGKKVEVDDPWGYGRSLEWATSCPPPRHNFLTLPRIRSESPAFDLHHPEISAIDQLENVGHGEKALAGGKEAGK, encoded by the coding sequence GTGAGCATCCTCAACGAACCCCAGGGTGCCTCGGCAGCGGAGGACTCGTACGAGAACGAGCTGCCGGTACGGCGCAAGCAGCCCGGCAACGTCGTGATCAAGTGGTTGACGACCACTGACCACAAGACGATCGGCACGCTGTATCTGGTGACGTCGTTCGCGTTCTTCGTGATCGGCGGCGTGATGGCGCTGATCATGCGCGCCGAGCTGGCCCGACCCGGTCTGCAGATCGTGTCGAACGAGCAGTTCAACCAGGCGTTCACGATGCACGGCACGATCATGCTGCTGATGTTCGCGACGCCGCTGTTCTCCGGCTTCGCGAACTGGATCATGCCGCTCCAGATCGGCGCTCCGGACGTGGCCTTCCCCCGGCTGAACATGTTCGCCTACTGGCTGTACCTGTTCGGCTCGACGATCGCGGTGGGCGGGTTCCTGACCCCGCAGGGCGCGGCCGACTTCGGCTGGTTCGCCTACTCGCCGCTGTCCGACGCGGTGCACTCGCCCGGTATCGGCGGTGACCTGTGGATCATGGGTCTGGCCTTCTCCGGCTTCGGCACCATCCTCGGCTCGGTCAACTTCATCACCACGATCATCTGCATGCGCGCGCCGGGCATGACCATGTTCCGGATGCCGATCTTCACCTGGAACGTGCTGCTGACCGGTGTGCTGGTCCTGCTGGCCTTCCCGGTGCTGGCCGCGGCCCTGTTCGCGCTGGAGGCCGACCGCAAGTTCGGTGCCCACATCTTCGACTCGTCCAACGGCGGGGCGCTGCTGTGGCAACACCTCTTCTGGTTCTTCGGGCATCCAGAGGTGTACATCATCGCGCTGCCGTTCTTCGGCATCGTCAGTGAGATCATCCCGGTCTTCTCCCGCAAGCCGATCTTCGGCTACATGGGTCTGATCGGCGCGACGATCGCGATCGCGGGCCTGTCGGTGACGGTGTGGGCGCACCACATGTACGTCACGGGCGGTGTGCTGCTGCCGTTCTTCTCCTTCATGACCTTCCTGATCGCGGTTCCGACCGGTGTGAAGTTCTTCAACTGGATCGGCACCATGTGGAAGGGATCACTCAGCTTCGAGACACCGATGCTGTGGTCCACCGGCTTCCTGATCACCTTCCTCTTCGGTGGTCTGACCGGTGTCATCCTGGCCTCGCCGCCGCTGGACTTCCACGTCTCGGACTCGTACTTCGTGGTGGCGCACTTCCACTACGTGGTGTTCGGCACCGTGGTGTTCGCGATGTTCGCCGGCTTCCACTTCTGGTGGCCCAAGTTCACCGGCAAGCTGCTGGACGAGCGCCTCGGCAAGATCACCTTCTGGACGCTGTTCATCGGCTTCCACGGCACCTTCCTGGTCCAGCACTGGCTGGGCGCCGAGGGCATGCCGCGCCGCTACGCCGACTACCTGGCCGCGGACGGCTTCACCGCCCTGAACACGGTCTCGACGATCAGCTCGTTCCTGCTGGGCATGTCGATACTGCCGTTCTTCTACAACATCTGGAAGACGGCCAAGTACGGCAAGAAGGTCGAGGTGGACGACCCGTGGGGCTACGGCCGTTCGCTGGAGTGGGCGACGTCCTGCCCGCCGCCGCGGCACAACTTCCTCACGCTGCCGCGCATCCGCAGTGAATCCCCTGCCTTCGACCTGCACCACCCCGAGATCTCCGCGATCGACCAGCTGGAGAACGTCGGCCACGGTGAGAAGGCCCTCGCCGGCGGCAAGGAGGCCGGGAAGTGA
- the ctaE gene encoding aa3-type cytochrome oxidase subunit III has translation MSVVATATTVETGHAHPSVNRPNLTSVGTIIWLSSELMFFAALFAMYFTLRSVTGPDFWSEKADALNIPFSATNTTILVLSSLTCQLGVFAAERGDVKKLRMWFIVTFVMGAIFIGGQVFEYTELVKHEGISLSSDPYGSAFYLTTGFHGLHVTGGLIAFLLVLGRTYAARRFTHEQATAAIVVSYYWHFVDVVWIGLFATIYLIK, from the coding sequence ATGTCGGTCGTGGCGACAGCAACGACAGTAGAAACCGGGCACGCGCACCCGTCGGTCAACCGGCCGAACCTCACCAGCGTCGGAACCATCATCTGGTTGAGTTCCGAGCTGATGTTCTTCGCGGCCCTCTTCGCGATGTACTTCACCCTGCGATCGGTGACCGGCCCGGACTTCTGGTCCGAGAAGGCCGACGCGCTGAACATTCCGTTCTCCGCGACGAACACCACGATCCTGGTGCTCTCCTCCCTCACCTGCCAGCTCGGCGTGTTCGCGGCCGAGCGCGGTGACGTGAAGAAGCTCCGGATGTGGTTCATCGTCACCTTCGTGATGGGTGCGATCTTCATCGGCGGTCAGGTGTTCGAGTACACCGAGCTGGTCAAGCACGAGGGCATCTCGCTCTCGTCGGACCCGTACGGCTCGGCGTTCTACCTGACCACCGGCTTCCACGGACTGCACGTGACGGGCGGCCTGATCGCCTTCCTGCTGGTCCTCGGCCGCACCTACGCGGCCCGGAGGTTCACCCACGAGCAGGCGACCGCCGCCATCGTCGTGTCCTACTACTGGCACTTCGTCGATGTGGTCTGGATCGGCCTGTTCGCCACGATCTACCTGATCAAGTAG
- a CDS encoding iron-sulfur cluster assembly accessory protein, producing MSVSDETTTVTDGIILTDAAAAKVKALLDQEGRDDLALRVAVQPGGCSGLRYQLFFDERSLDGDVVKDFDGVKVTTDRMSAPYLGGATVDFVDTIEKQGFTIDNPNATGSCACGDSFS from the coding sequence ATGTCCGTATCGGACGAGACCACCACCGTCACCGACGGCATCATCCTGACCGACGCCGCCGCGGCCAAGGTCAAGGCCCTGCTCGACCAGGAAGGCCGCGACGACCTGGCGCTGCGCGTCGCCGTCCAGCCCGGCGGCTGCTCCGGCCTGCGTTACCAGCTCTTCTTCGACGAGCGCTCGCTCGACGGTGACGTGGTGAAGGACTTCGACGGCGTCAAGGTCACCACCGACCGCATGAGCGCCCCGTACCTGGGCGGTGCCACCGTCGACTTCGTGGACACGATCGAGAAGCAGGGCTTCACGATCGACAACCCGAACGCGACCGGCTCCTGCGCCTGTGGCGACTCCTTCAGCTGA
- a CDS encoding carbohydrate kinase family protein gives MRIAVTGSIATDHLMTFPGRFSDQLVADQLHTVSLSFLVDQLDVRRGGVAANIAFGMGQLGTGPVLVGAAGADFDEYRAWLDRHGVDTGSVRISETLHTARFVCTTDADHNQIGSFYTGAMSEARLIELKTVADRVGGLDLVSIGADDPEAMLRHTEECRTRSIPFAADFSQQIARMNGDEIRILLDGATYLFSNEYEKGLIETKTGWTDQEILGRVGHRVTTLGARGVRIERAGGPTIEVGVPDEERKADPTGVGDAFRAGFLSGLAWGVSLERAAQVGCMLATLVIETVGTQEYQLRRGHFMERFTKAYGDEAAGEVQAHLG, from the coding sequence GTGCGCATCGCAGTCACCGGCTCCATCGCCACCGACCACCTCATGACCTTCCCCGGCCGCTTCTCCGACCAGCTCGTCGCGGACCAGTTGCACACGGTCTCGCTCTCCTTCCTGGTCGACCAGCTGGACGTGCGCCGGGGCGGCGTCGCCGCGAACATCGCCTTCGGCATGGGTCAGCTCGGCACCGGGCCGGTCCTGGTCGGCGCGGCCGGCGCCGACTTCGACGAGTACCGGGCCTGGCTGGACCGGCACGGCGTCGACACCGGCTCGGTCCGCATCTCCGAGACCCTGCACACCGCCCGCTTCGTCTGCACCACCGACGCCGACCACAACCAGATCGGCTCGTTCTACACGGGCGCGATGAGCGAGGCCCGCCTCATCGAGCTGAAGACCGTCGCCGACCGGGTGGGCGGCCTCGACCTGGTCTCCATCGGCGCCGACGACCCGGAGGCGATGCTCCGGCACACCGAGGAGTGCCGGACCCGCTCCATCCCCTTCGCCGCCGACTTCTCCCAGCAGATCGCCCGGATGAACGGCGACGAGATCCGGATACTGCTGGACGGGGCGACCTACCTCTTCTCCAACGAGTACGAGAAGGGGCTCATCGAGACCAAGACCGGCTGGACGGACCAGGAGATCCTCGGCCGCGTCGGCCACCGCGTCACCACCCTCGGCGCGCGGGGCGTGCGCATCGAGCGGGCCGGCGGGCCGACCATCGAGGTCGGCGTCCCCGACGAGGAGCGCAAGGCCGACCCCACGGGCGTCGGCGACGCCTTCCGCGCGGGGTTCCTGTCGGGACTGGCGTGGGGGGTCTCGCTCGAGCGGGCGGCGCAGGTCGGCTGCATGCTGGCGACGCTCGTCATCGAGACGGTGGGGACGCAGGAGTACCAGCTGCGGCGCGGGCACTTCATGGAGCGGTTCACGAAGGCGTACGGGGACGAGGCCGCCGGGGAGGTTCAGGCGCACCTGGGGTGA
- a CDS encoding cytochrome c oxidase subunit 4, translated as MKIQGKMFIWLSVFILAVAIVYGYWSKEPAGTTALFLAFGLAIMIGFYLAFTARRVDAGAQDNTEADVADEAGEVGFFSPHSWQPLALGLGGALAFLGIAVGWWIMYFSAPVLLVGLFGWVFEYYRGENRTQ; from the coding sequence GTGAAGATCCAGGGCAAGATGTTCATCTGGTTGAGCGTCTTCATCCTCGCCGTGGCGATCGTCTACGGCTACTGGTCCAAGGAGCCGGCCGGCACCACGGCCCTCTTCCTGGCCTTCGGCCTGGCCATCATGATCGGCTTCTACCTCGCCTTCACGGCGCGGCGGGTCGACGCGGGCGCGCAGGACAACACCGAGGCGGACGTCGCGGACGAGGCCGGCGAGGTCGGGTTCTTCAGCCCGCACAGCTGGCAGCCGCTGGCGCTCGGCCTCGGCGGCGCGCTCGCCTTCCTGGGCATCGCCGTCGGCTGGTGGATCATGTACTTCTCGGCACCCGTCCTCCTGGTCGGCCTGTTCGGCTGGGTCTTCGAGTACTACCGCGGTGAGAACCGCACCCAGTAG
- the qcrC gene encoding cytochrome bc1 complex diheme cytochrome c subunit, with the protein MKKLSARRRHPLAALVVLLLALACTGGLYAAFAPASKAQADETAQSLAIDEGKKLYAVGCASCHGTGGQGTTDGPSLVGVGAAAVDFQVGTGRMPAQQPGAQVPKKKVIYSQAEIDQLAAYIASLGAGPAIPSEEKYGPEGADIAKGGELFRTNCAQCHNFTGKGGALTHGKYAPSLEGVDPKHIYEAMQTGPQNMPSFPDTTLSEQNKKDIIAYLDAVNGDETESPGGLSLGGLGPVSEGLFAWVFGLGVLIAVAVWVAARTAKARKS; encoded by the coding sequence GTGAAAAAGCTCTCCGCACGACGACGCCATCCGCTGGCGGCACTCGTCGTCCTACTCCTCGCGCTGGCATGCACAGGGGGGCTGTACGCCGCGTTCGCACCCGCGAGCAAGGCGCAGGCCGATGAAACCGCCCAGTCCCTCGCCATCGACGAGGGCAAGAAGCTCTACGCCGTCGGCTGTGCCAGCTGCCACGGCACCGGAGGTCAGGGCACCACCGACGGTCCGAGCCTGGTCGGCGTGGGCGCTGCCGCCGTCGACTTCCAGGTCGGCACCGGCCGTATGCCGGCCCAGCAGCCCGGCGCGCAGGTTCCCAAGAAGAAGGTCATCTACTCCCAGGCGGAGATCGACCAGCTCGCGGCCTACATCGCCTCGCTGGGTGCCGGTCCGGCCATCCCCTCGGAGGAGAAGTACGGTCCCGAGGGCGCTGACATCGCCAAGGGCGGTGAGCTGTTCCGCACCAACTGCGCGCAGTGCCACAACTTCACCGGCAAGGGTGGCGCCCTGACGCACGGCAAGTACGCGCCGAGCCTCGAGGGTGTCGACCCGAAGCACATCTACGAGGCCATGCAGACCGGCCCGCAGAACATGCCCTCGTTCCCCGACACCACGCTGTCGGAGCAGAACAAGAAGGACATCATCGCCTACCTGGACGCGGTCAACGGCGACGAGACCGAGAGCCCCGGCGGTCTCAGCCTCGGTGGACTCGGCCCCGTCAGTGAGGGTCTGTTCGCCTGGGTGTTCGGGCTGGGCGTGCTGATCGCCGTCGCCGTCTGGGTCGCCGCTCGGACCGCAAAGGCCAGGAAGTCATGA
- a CDS encoding response regulator, with protein sequence MQATATVLVYSDDSNTREQVRLATGRRPAPDVPVVEFVECATPAAVLKELDRGGIDVCVLDGEAVPMGGMGLCRQIKDEVFQSPPVLLLIARPQDAWLATWSRAEAAVTLPVEPVEFASALAALLREKRLQGV encoded by the coding sequence ATGCAGGCGACCGCCACGGTGCTGGTCTACAGCGACGACTCCAACACCCGCGAACAGGTGCGGCTCGCGACCGGCCGCCGGCCGGCTCCGGACGTGCCGGTGGTCGAGTTCGTGGAGTGCGCCACCCCGGCCGCGGTGCTCAAGGAGCTGGACCGGGGCGGGATCGACGTCTGCGTCCTGGACGGCGAGGCCGTGCCCATGGGGGGCATGGGCCTGTGCCGCCAGATCAAGGACGAGGTCTTCCAGTCCCCGCCGGTGCTGCTGCTCATCGCGCGGCCGCAGGACGCGTGGCTGGCGACCTGGAGCCGGGCGGAGGCGGCTGTGACGCTGCCGGTGGAGCCGGTGGAGTTCGCGTCGGCGCTGGCCGCTTTGCTGCGGGAGAAGAGGCTGCAGGGGGTTTAG
- a CDS encoding cysteine desulfurase/sulfurtransferase TusA family protein, producing the protein MAYFDAASAAPLHPVARQALLASLDEGWADPARLYREGRRARLLLDAAREAAAEAVGCRADELVFTPSGTRAVHSGVAGALAGRRRVGHHLIVSTVEHSSVLHAAEAHEGGGGSLTQVPVDRAGAVDPAAYAAALREDTALACLQSANHEVGTEQPVTEVAEVCRAAGVPLLVDAAQSLAWGKVAGDWSLLAGSAHKWGGPSGVGLLVVRKGVRFAPQGPGDERESGRAPGFENLPAIVAAAASLRAVRAEAAREAARLRELTERIRARVPALVPDVEVVGDPTRRLPGVVTFSCLYVDGETLLHELDRAGFSVSSGSSCTSGTLTPSHVLRAMGVLSEGNVRVSLPPGTPAEDVERFLEVLPGTVAAVREKLGAPTATETVRAAGPDLVVDALGRRCPVPVIELAKVIGDVPVGGTVRVLSDDEAARLDIPAWCEMRGQEYAGEEPAEEGTAYLVRRTR; encoded by the coding sequence GTGGCCTACTTCGACGCCGCTTCCGCGGCTCCCCTCCATCCCGTTGCCCGGCAGGCGCTGTTGGCGTCCCTCGACGAGGGGTGGGCCGATCCCGCCCGGCTGTACCGGGAGGGGCGGCGGGCGCGGTTGCTGCTGGACGCCGCTCGGGAGGCGGCGGCCGAGGCCGTGGGATGCCGGGCGGACGAGTTGGTGTTCACCCCTTCGGGGACGCGGGCGGTGCATTCGGGTGTGGCGGGCGCACTGGCCGGGCGCCGGCGCGTCGGACACCACCTGATCGTGTCAACGGTCGAACACTCCTCCGTACTTCACGCGGCCGAGGCGCACGAGGGCGGGGGCGGCAGCCTCACCCAGGTCCCCGTCGACCGGGCGGGCGCGGTGGACCCGGCGGCGTACGCGGCGGCTCTGCGCGAGGACACGGCGCTGGCCTGTCTCCAGTCGGCCAACCACGAGGTGGGCACCGAGCAGCCGGTGACGGAGGTGGCGGAGGTCTGCCGGGCGGCGGGCGTGCCCCTGCTGGTGGACGCGGCCCAGTCGCTGGCCTGGGGGAAGGTGGCGGGCGACTGGTCGCTGCTGGCGGGCAGCGCCCACAAGTGGGGCGGGCCCTCGGGCGTGGGGCTGCTCGTCGTACGCAAGGGGGTGCGGTTCGCGCCGCAAGGGCCCGGGGACGAGCGTGAGTCGGGCCGGGCGCCGGGGTTCGAGAACCTGCCGGCGATCGTGGCCGCGGCGGCGTCGCTGCGGGCGGTGCGGGCCGAGGCGGCGCGGGAGGCGGCCCGGCTGCGGGAGCTGACCGAGCGGATCCGGGCGCGGGTGCCGGCCCTGGTGCCGGACGTGGAGGTGGTCGGCGATCCGACGCGCCGGCTGCCCGGCGTCGTCACCTTCTCGTGTCTCTATGTCGACGGGGAGACTCTGCTGCACGAGCTGGATCGCGCCGGTTTCTCCGTGTCGTCCGGATCGTCCTGCACGAGCGGCACGCTGACGCCGAGCCACGTCCTGCGGGCGATGGGCGTGCTCAGCGAGGGCAACGTCCGGGTGTCCCTGCCGCCGGGGACACCCGCCGAGGACGTCGAGCGGTTCCTGGAGGTGCTGCCGGGCACGGTGGCCGCGGTGCGGGAGAAGCTGGGGGCGCCGACCGCGACGGAGACCGTCCGCGCGGCCGGTCCCGACCTCGTGGTGGACGCGCTGGGCCGGCGCTGCCCCGTTCCGGTGATCGAACTGGCCAAGGTCATCGGCGACGTCCCCGTCGGCGGCACGGTCCGCGTCCTGTCCGACGACGAGGCCGCCCGCCTGGACATCCCGGCGTGGTGCGAGATGCGGGGGCAGGAGTACGCGGGCGAGGAACCGGCGGAAGAAGGAACGGCGTACTTGGTCCGCCGGACGAGGTAA